From one Brachypodium distachyon strain Bd21 chromosome 4, Brachypodium_distachyon_v3.0, whole genome shotgun sequence genomic stretch:
- the LOC100829137 gene encoding mediator of RNA polymerase II transcription subunit 14 isoform X1 produces MAGELGQQTVELGAVVRRAAEESYLGLRELVEKSQAESEGKGAYGGRQRSDSEKKIDLLKFIARTRQRMLRLHVLAKWCQQVPLVQYCQQLGSTLSSHETCFTQTADSLFFMHEGLQQARAPTFDVPSALEVMLTGSYQRLPRCIEDIGSQNKLSPDEEKHALQKLDTSVRYKVLMTPRPKEVSNVSVTDGIAVFRVDGEFKVLLTLGYRGNLDLWRILHMELLVGEKGGPIKLAESRRFVLGDDIERRMAVSDNPFSVLYTILHELCISLGMDTIIRQANVLRQGRWKEAIRSELISDSTTGQTANAAPMQLGQDGEFDSSGFRLPGLKVNYWLDEKNSGTAESDLSPFIKIEAGQDLQIKCQHSSFILDPLTDKEANISLDMCCIDVEKLILRAIACNRHTRLLDIQRQLCKNVQISQSPKDVILKRDVEVAREPHKVMKAEKMGFADCCGNEVLQVRAYGQAYIGLGLNIRSGRFLLQSPKNILPPSALLDWEEALNKGSATATEVFSSLRTRSILHLFAATGSFFGLKVYQQSQGTLKIPKAILHGSDLMVMGFPQCANAYYLLMQLDKDFRPVFHLLETQSDTSNKANENIDAKEAMRVNKIDVDQMHIMKYENSTNLFDTKLHTLQSIESCDDMMDNGLPIQNMGDPLPLLPACSPSFSSIVDEIFECEHDSTLPSASHVGSCSLGLQGASTRAMSPMQDGASSHAQANVTSIVHPSVSLNSYFPSSSRHLQSTNTFSSSPVRNSSAIKLSGSKSNRDLSSLSSPSEHGSADGNNTLQLIPSSKVNSNQNPGQSSYSGGLRNSLPGHLAHVSSTIGGLGKAIPEGSDCASRKRSLSDFLLNLPSLQGLKSSEPSKRRKLSESMQSSPPLQAQRSNLQSRTKLTYGNILAERNNCVPATVYASVLLHVIRHSSLCIKHAQLTAQMDSRAIPYVEEVGMRSPSSNLWLRLPFAQDDSWKHICLRLGKAGSMSWDVRINDPHFKELWELNAGSTTTPWGAGVRIANTSEMDSHISFDADGVVLTYSTVDADSVKRLVSDLHRLANARAFARGMRTSIGVKLDDKLDDSQTSMGIKSQPVHKGNSDAADRLSEQAGKPFRIEAVGLMSFWFSYGPTHMPMVHFVVEWETAKEGCTMHVSPDQLWPHTKFLEDFVNGGEVPSFLDCIRLTAGPLLALGGAIRPARMPVTVSSGYTSMQKQTNNVPTQGPLTNGSSATTMHHASAPSNVAAAHLGNHNLHAAAMLSAAGRGGSGLVPSSLLPFDVSVVLRGPYWIRIIYRKKFSVDMRCFAGDQVWLQPATPPKGGPSVGGSLPCPQFRPFIMEHVAQGLNALEPAFMNATQAAPHLNTSAPQSAASANRLNVTPGVHMSRPTSGVANQMAASLSRAGNAMLSSSGLASGIGGASVRLTPGTGLPVHMKGELNTAFIGLGDDGGYGGGWVPLAALKKVLRGILKYLGVLWLFAQLPELLKEILGSILKDNEGALLNLDQEQPALRFYVGGYVFAVSVHRVQLLLQVLSVKRFHHQQQQQQAQSNAQEELTAAEISEICDYFSRRVASEPYDASRVASFITLLTLPISVLREFLKLITWKKGFSQAHGDIATAQRARIELCLENHSGSASDDNTESSLAKSNIHHDRAHSSVEFALTFVLDHALIPHMNVAGGAAWLPYCVSVRLRYSFGDNSHISFLAMDGSHGGRACWLQYEDWERCKQKVARAVETVNGSAAVGELGQGRLRMVAEMIQKQLQLCLQQLRDGSLSAGSTAS; encoded by the exons ATGGCGGGGGAGCTGGGCCAGCAGACGGTGGAGCTTGGTGCCGTGGTGCGGCGGGCGGCAGAGGAGTCGTACCTGGGGTTGCGTGAGCTCGTGGAGAAGTCACAGGCGGAGTCTGAGGGGAAGGGCGCCTATGGTGGGCGGCAACGCTCGGACTCTGAGAAGAAGATCGACCTGCTCAAATTCATTGCTCGCACTCGCCAGCGCATGCTCCGTCTGCATGTCCTCGCCAAGTGGTGCCAGCAG GTTCCTTTGGTTCAGTACTGTCAACAACTTGGATCGACTCTTTCCAGCCATGAAACATGCTTCACCCAAACAGCTGACTCACTGTTCTTTATGCATGAGGGGTTGCAACAAGCACGAGCTCCTACATTTGATGTTCCTTCTGCTTTAGAGGTTATGCTTACAGGCAGTTATCAGAGGCTGCCAAGATGTATAGAAGACATTGGGAGCCAAAATAAACTTTCTCCAGATGAAGAAAAACATGCTTTGCAGAAGTTGGACACCAGTGTGCGGTACAAAGTACTCATGACCCCAAGACCCAAAGAAGTATCTAATGTTTCAGTAACTGATGGGATAGCTGTTTTTCGTGTGGATGGAGAATTCAAAGTTCTTCTCACATTAGGTTACCGTGGTAATCTAGATTTATGGAGGATATTGCACATGGAGTTACTTGTTGGTGAGAAGGGTGGCCCTATTAAGCTGGCAGAGAGTAGAAGATTTGTTCTTGGTGATGACATAGAAAGAAGGATGGCGGTTTCTGATAATCCCTTCTCTGTGTTGTATACTATACTTCATGAATTATGCATTTCACTTGGTATGGACACTATTATTCGGCAGGCTAATGTTCTTCGACAGGGGAGGTGGAAAGAAGCAATAAGATCTGAACTTATCTCAGACAGCACCACAGGACAAACTGCAAATGCTGCTCCAATGCAGCTTGGTCAAGATGGGGAATTTGATTCAAGTGGTTTTAGGTTACCTGGGTTGAAAGTGAATTACTGGCTGGATGAAAAAAACAGTGGCACAGCAGAATCTGATTTATCTCCATTTATTAAAATTGAGGCAGGGCAAGACTTGCAGATAAAATGTCAGCATAGTTCATTTATACTTGACCCATTGACAGATAAAGAAGCTAATATTTCTCTTGATATGTGCTGCATTGATGTCGAGAAACTCATTTTAAGAGCAATTGCTTGCAATAGGCACACACGCCTTCTTGATATTCAGAGACAGTTGTGCAAAAATGTGCAAATTTCGCAGTCACCCAAAGATGTTATCTTGAAACGAGATGTTGAAGTAGCAAGGGAGCCACATAAGGTAATG AAAGCAGAGAAAATGGGCTTTGCAGATTGTTGTGGAAATGAAGTGCTTCAAGTGAGGGCTTATGGTCAAGCATATATTGGTCTTGGATTAAATATCAG GAGTGGTCGCTTCCTCCTCCAATCACCCAAGAATATCTTACCACCTTCTGCGCTGCTGGATTGGGAGGAAGCTCTAAACAAAGGCAGTGCCACGGCGACTGAGGTTTTTTCAAGCTTAAGGACCAGGAGCATTCTCCACCTATTTGCAGCTACTGGAAGTTTTTTTGGCCTTAAG GTTTATCAGCAGTCTCAGGGTACCCTAAAGATTCCAAAGGCCATATTACATGGTTCAGATTTGATGGTCATGGGATTTCCTCAATGTGCAAATGCCTATTACCTGTTGATGCAACTTGATAAGGACTTCAGGCCCGTTTTTCATTTGCTCGAGACCCAGTCTGACACAAGCAACAAGGCTAATGAAAATATAGATGCTAAAGAAGCCATGCGGGTAAACAAGATTGATGTTGATCAGATGCATATAATGAAATATGAAAACAGTACAAATCTTTTTGATACGAAGCTGCACACCCTACAAAGTATAGAGAGCTGTGATGACATGATGGACAATGGACTTCCTATTCAGAATATGGGTGACCCTCTTCCATTGCTGCCTGCTTGTTCGCCATCTTTTTCTTCTATTGTTGACGAGATCTTCGAATGTGAACATGATTCTACCTTGCCCTCTGCTTCTCATGTGGGTTCTTGTTCACTTGGTCTTCAAGGGGCAAGTACCAGAGCTATGTCACCAATGCAGGATGGAGCCTCGTCTCATGCCCAAGCTAATGTTACTTCAATAGTTCATCCCAGTGTCAGTTTGAACAGCTATTTCCCAAGTAGTTCGAGACATTTACAAAGTACAAACACCTTTTCCTCTAGCCCTGTAAGAAATTCGTCTGCTATCAAGTTGTCAGGCTCTAAATCCAATCGTGACCTGAGCTCATTGAGCTCTCCAAGTGAGCATGGTAGTGCAGATGGAAATAATACACTACAGCTCATCCCTTCAAGCAAGGTTAACAGCAATCAAAACCCTGGTCAAAGCTCTTATTCAGGCGGTCTCAGGAACTCTTTGCCTGGTCATTTGGCTCATGTTTCATCCACCATAGGAG GATTAGGAAAGGCCATCCCTGAAGGATCTGATTGTGCATCTAGAAAGCGTTCTCTCTCAGATTTCCTACTGAATCTCCCTTCGCTGCAAGGACTGAAATCCAGTGAGCCAAGTAAGCGAAGAAAACTATCAGAATCAATGCAGAGTTCCCCTCCTTTGCAGGCACAACGATCTAATTTGCAATCAAGAACCAAACTCACCTATGGAAATATTCTCGCCGAAAGAAATAATTGTGTTCCAGCAACTGTATATGCTTCAGTTCTTCTACATGTCATACGGCACTCTTCTCTATGCATCAAGCATGCTCAACTAACTGCGCAGATGGACTCTCGTGCTATTCCTTATGTCGAGGAAGTGGGCATGCGGTCACCATCCTCGAATCTTTGGTTAAGGTTACCTTTTGCTCAAGATGATTCTTGGAAACACATATGCTTACGCCTTGGTAAGGCTGGAAGCATGTCATGGGATGTTAGGATAAATGATCCGCATTTTAAGGAACTTTGGGAACTCAATGCAGGAAGCACCACAACACCATGGGGTGCTGGTGTTCGCATAGCGAATACTTCTGAGATGGATTCACATATCTCTTTCGATGCAGACGGGGTTGTTTTAACTTATAGCACTGTGGACGCAGATAGTGTTAAGAGGCTTGTGTCAGATTTACATCGGCTTGCCAATGCACGTGCATTTGCTCGTGGAATGAGAACATCGATTGGTGTGAAACTTGATGATAAGCTAGATGACAGTCAGACATCCATGGGGATAAAATCACAGCCCGTTCACAAAGGCAATAGTGATGCTGCGGACAGACTATCTGAACAGGCGGGGAAGCCATTCAGGATTGAAGCTGTTGGTCTAATGAGCTTTTGGTTCAGTTATGGCCCTACCCATATGCCTATGGTTCACTTTGTTGTCGAATGGGAAACTGCCAAGGAAGGCTGCACAATGCATGTTTCACCTGACCAGCTTTGGCCACACACAAAG TTTTTGGAGGATTTCGTGAACGGTGGTGAGGTACCATCCTTCTTGGATTGTATTCGATTAACAGCGGGACCTTTACTTGCTCTCGGGGGTGCAATTCGTCCTGCTCGAATGCCTGTAACCGTTTCTTCTGGATACACCTCCATGCAAAAGCAGACAAATAATGTCCCGACGCAGGGCCCACTAACAAATGGTTCATCTGCAACAACTATGCACCATGCTTCTGCCCCATCCAATGTTGCTGCAGCCCATTTGGGCAATCATAATCTTCATGCTGCTGCTATGCTCTCCGCAGCTGGACGTGGTGGATCTGGACTTGTTCCCAGTTCATTACTGCCTTTTGATGTTTCTGTTGTGCTTCGTGGACCATACTGGATACGAATTATATATCGCAAGAAATTTTCTGTTGACATGCGTTGCTTTGCTGGGGATCAGGTTTGGCTACAGCCAGCAACCCCTCCTAAAGGTGGGCCTTCCGTTGGTGGATCGTTGCCATGCCCACAGTTTAGACCTTTCATAATGGAGCATGTTGCTCAGGGTCTAAATGCTCTTGAACCTGCATTCATGAATGCTACACAGGCTGCTCCACACTTAAATACCAGTGCTCCACAATCTGCTGCTAGTGCAAATCGTTTAAATGTCACGCCTGGTGTTCATATGTCCAGGCCAACTTCTGGTGTTGCTAACCAGATGGCAGCTAGTTTGAGTCGAGCAGGAAATGCCATGTTGTCTTCTTCAGGACTTGCTTCAGGGATTGGTGGAGCCTCTGTGCGACTAACACCTGGAACTGGCCTTCCAGTTCATATGAAAGGAGAACTGAACACAGCTTTCATTGGGCTTGGGGATGATGGTGGCTACGGTGGCGGTTGGGTTCCACTGGCAGCTCTCAAGAAGGTGTTAAGAGGGATTCTCAAGTACCTTGGAGTTCTATGGTTGTTTGCGCAGTTACCTGAACTTCTGAAGGAGATATTGGGGTCAATTTTGAAGGACAACGAAGGGGCTCTTTTGAATTTGGATCAAGAGCAGCCTGCACTGCGTTTCTATGTCGG AGGTTATGTATTTGCAGTTAGTGTCCATCGGGTTCAACTGCTTCTGCAAGTTTTGAGTGTCAAGCGGTTTCATcaccagcaacagcaacaacaagctCAGAGCAATGCTCAGGAAGAATTAACAGCGGCCGAGATCAGCGAGATATGTGATTATTTCAGCAGGCGTGTTGCCTCTGAACCATATGATGCTTCGAGAGTTGCTTCTTTTATCACTTTGCTTACATTACCGATATCAGTACTTCGAGAATTTCTAAAGCTGATTACTTGGAAGAAAGGGTTTTCCCAGGCCCATGGTGACATTGCCACTGCTCAGAGGGCCCGTATTGAGCTTTGCTTGGAAAATCACTCAGGGTCAGCTTCAGATGATAACACAGAAAGCTCTTTAGCTAAGAGCAATATTCATCATGATAGAGCCCACAGTTCAGTAGAATTTGCACTCACCTTTGTACTTGACCATGCTCTCATTCCTCACATGAACGTAGCTGGTGGAGCTGCCTGGCTTCCGTATTGTGTATCTGTAAGACTGAGATATTCTTTTGGGGACAACAGCCATATATCATTCCTTGCAATGGATGGGAGCCATGGTGGGCGAGCTTGCTGGTTGCAGTATGAAGACTGGGAAAGATGTAAGCAGAAGGTTGCGAGGGCAGTGGAGACTGTGAATGGGTCCGCTGCTGTTGGAGAACTTGGGCAGGGAAGGTTGCGAATGGTTGCTGAGATGATCCAAAAGCAACTCCAACTTTGTCTACAGCAGCTGAGAGATGGATCACTTTCTGCTGGCTCAACTGCATCATGA
- the LOC100829137 gene encoding mediator of RNA polymerase II transcription subunit 14 isoform X2 — protein MAGELGQQTVELGAVVRRAAEESYLGLRELVEKSQAESEGKGAYGGRQRSDSEKKIDLLKFIARTRQRMLRLHVLAKWCQQVPLVQYCQQLGSTLSSHETCFTQTADSLFFMHEGLQQARAPTFDVPSALEVMLTGSYQRLPRCIEDIGSQNKLSPDEEKHALQKLDTSVRYKVLMTPRPKEVSNVSVTDGIAVFRVDGEFKVLLTLGYRGNLDLWRILHMELLVGEKGGPIKLAESRRFVLGDDIERRMAVSDNPFSVLYTILHELCISLGMDTIIRQANVLRQGRWKEAIRSELISDSTTGQTANAAPMQLGQDGEFDSSGFRLPGLKVNYWLDEKNSGTAESDLSPFIKIEAGQDLQIKCQHSSFILDPLTDKEANISLDMCCIDVEKLILRAIACNRHTRLLDIQRQLCKNVQISQSPKDVILKRDVEVAREPHKKAEKMGFADCCGNEVLQVRAYGQAYIGLGLNIRSGRFLLQSPKNILPPSALLDWEEALNKGSATATEVFSSLRTRSILHLFAATGSFFGLKVYQQSQGTLKIPKAILHGSDLMVMGFPQCANAYYLLMQLDKDFRPVFHLLETQSDTSNKANENIDAKEAMRVNKIDVDQMHIMKYENSTNLFDTKLHTLQSIESCDDMMDNGLPIQNMGDPLPLLPACSPSFSSIVDEIFECEHDSTLPSASHVGSCSLGLQGASTRAMSPMQDGASSHAQANVTSIVHPSVSLNSYFPSSSRHLQSTNTFSSSPVRNSSAIKLSGSKSNRDLSSLSSPSEHGSADGNNTLQLIPSSKVNSNQNPGQSSYSGGLRNSLPGHLAHVSSTIGGLGKAIPEGSDCASRKRSLSDFLLNLPSLQGLKSSEPSKRRKLSESMQSSPPLQAQRSNLQSRTKLTYGNILAERNNCVPATVYASVLLHVIRHSSLCIKHAQLTAQMDSRAIPYVEEVGMRSPSSNLWLRLPFAQDDSWKHICLRLGKAGSMSWDVRINDPHFKELWELNAGSTTTPWGAGVRIANTSEMDSHISFDADGVVLTYSTVDADSVKRLVSDLHRLANARAFARGMRTSIGVKLDDKLDDSQTSMGIKSQPVHKGNSDAADRLSEQAGKPFRIEAVGLMSFWFSYGPTHMPMVHFVVEWETAKEGCTMHVSPDQLWPHTKFLEDFVNGGEVPSFLDCIRLTAGPLLALGGAIRPARMPVTVSSGYTSMQKQTNNVPTQGPLTNGSSATTMHHASAPSNVAAAHLGNHNLHAAAMLSAAGRGGSGLVPSSLLPFDVSVVLRGPYWIRIIYRKKFSVDMRCFAGDQVWLQPATPPKGGPSVGGSLPCPQFRPFIMEHVAQGLNALEPAFMNATQAAPHLNTSAPQSAASANRLNVTPGVHMSRPTSGVANQMAASLSRAGNAMLSSSGLASGIGGASVRLTPGTGLPVHMKGELNTAFIGLGDDGGYGGGWVPLAALKKVLRGILKYLGVLWLFAQLPELLKEILGSILKDNEGALLNLDQEQPALRFYVGGYVFAVSVHRVQLLLQVLSVKRFHHQQQQQQAQSNAQEELTAAEISEICDYFSRRVASEPYDASRVASFITLLTLPISVLREFLKLITWKKGFSQAHGDIATAQRARIELCLENHSGSASDDNTESSLAKSNIHHDRAHSSVEFALTFVLDHALIPHMNVAGGAAWLPYCVSVRLRYSFGDNSHISFLAMDGSHGGRACWLQYEDWERCKQKVARAVETVNGSAAVGELGQGRLRMVAEMIQKQLQLCLQQLRDGSLSAGSTAS, from the exons ATGGCGGGGGAGCTGGGCCAGCAGACGGTGGAGCTTGGTGCCGTGGTGCGGCGGGCGGCAGAGGAGTCGTACCTGGGGTTGCGTGAGCTCGTGGAGAAGTCACAGGCGGAGTCTGAGGGGAAGGGCGCCTATGGTGGGCGGCAACGCTCGGACTCTGAGAAGAAGATCGACCTGCTCAAATTCATTGCTCGCACTCGCCAGCGCATGCTCCGTCTGCATGTCCTCGCCAAGTGGTGCCAGCAG GTTCCTTTGGTTCAGTACTGTCAACAACTTGGATCGACTCTTTCCAGCCATGAAACATGCTTCACCCAAACAGCTGACTCACTGTTCTTTATGCATGAGGGGTTGCAACAAGCACGAGCTCCTACATTTGATGTTCCTTCTGCTTTAGAGGTTATGCTTACAGGCAGTTATCAGAGGCTGCCAAGATGTATAGAAGACATTGGGAGCCAAAATAAACTTTCTCCAGATGAAGAAAAACATGCTTTGCAGAAGTTGGACACCAGTGTGCGGTACAAAGTACTCATGACCCCAAGACCCAAAGAAGTATCTAATGTTTCAGTAACTGATGGGATAGCTGTTTTTCGTGTGGATGGAGAATTCAAAGTTCTTCTCACATTAGGTTACCGTGGTAATCTAGATTTATGGAGGATATTGCACATGGAGTTACTTGTTGGTGAGAAGGGTGGCCCTATTAAGCTGGCAGAGAGTAGAAGATTTGTTCTTGGTGATGACATAGAAAGAAGGATGGCGGTTTCTGATAATCCCTTCTCTGTGTTGTATACTATACTTCATGAATTATGCATTTCACTTGGTATGGACACTATTATTCGGCAGGCTAATGTTCTTCGACAGGGGAGGTGGAAAGAAGCAATAAGATCTGAACTTATCTCAGACAGCACCACAGGACAAACTGCAAATGCTGCTCCAATGCAGCTTGGTCAAGATGGGGAATTTGATTCAAGTGGTTTTAGGTTACCTGGGTTGAAAGTGAATTACTGGCTGGATGAAAAAAACAGTGGCACAGCAGAATCTGATTTATCTCCATTTATTAAAATTGAGGCAGGGCAAGACTTGCAGATAAAATGTCAGCATAGTTCATTTATACTTGACCCATTGACAGATAAAGAAGCTAATATTTCTCTTGATATGTGCTGCATTGATGTCGAGAAACTCATTTTAAGAGCAATTGCTTGCAATAGGCACACACGCCTTCTTGATATTCAGAGACAGTTGTGCAAAAATGTGCAAATTTCGCAGTCACCCAAAGATGTTATCTTGAAACGAGATGTTGAAGTAGCAAGGGAGCCACATAAG AAAGCAGAGAAAATGGGCTTTGCAGATTGTTGTGGAAATGAAGTGCTTCAAGTGAGGGCTTATGGTCAAGCATATATTGGTCTTGGATTAAATATCAG GAGTGGTCGCTTCCTCCTCCAATCACCCAAGAATATCTTACCACCTTCTGCGCTGCTGGATTGGGAGGAAGCTCTAAACAAAGGCAGTGCCACGGCGACTGAGGTTTTTTCAAGCTTAAGGACCAGGAGCATTCTCCACCTATTTGCAGCTACTGGAAGTTTTTTTGGCCTTAAG GTTTATCAGCAGTCTCAGGGTACCCTAAAGATTCCAAAGGCCATATTACATGGTTCAGATTTGATGGTCATGGGATTTCCTCAATGTGCAAATGCCTATTACCTGTTGATGCAACTTGATAAGGACTTCAGGCCCGTTTTTCATTTGCTCGAGACCCAGTCTGACACAAGCAACAAGGCTAATGAAAATATAGATGCTAAAGAAGCCATGCGGGTAAACAAGATTGATGTTGATCAGATGCATATAATGAAATATGAAAACAGTACAAATCTTTTTGATACGAAGCTGCACACCCTACAAAGTATAGAGAGCTGTGATGACATGATGGACAATGGACTTCCTATTCAGAATATGGGTGACCCTCTTCCATTGCTGCCTGCTTGTTCGCCATCTTTTTCTTCTATTGTTGACGAGATCTTCGAATGTGAACATGATTCTACCTTGCCCTCTGCTTCTCATGTGGGTTCTTGTTCACTTGGTCTTCAAGGGGCAAGTACCAGAGCTATGTCACCAATGCAGGATGGAGCCTCGTCTCATGCCCAAGCTAATGTTACTTCAATAGTTCATCCCAGTGTCAGTTTGAACAGCTATTTCCCAAGTAGTTCGAGACATTTACAAAGTACAAACACCTTTTCCTCTAGCCCTGTAAGAAATTCGTCTGCTATCAAGTTGTCAGGCTCTAAATCCAATCGTGACCTGAGCTCATTGAGCTCTCCAAGTGAGCATGGTAGTGCAGATGGAAATAATACACTACAGCTCATCCCTTCAAGCAAGGTTAACAGCAATCAAAACCCTGGTCAAAGCTCTTATTCAGGCGGTCTCAGGAACTCTTTGCCTGGTCATTTGGCTCATGTTTCATCCACCATAGGAG GATTAGGAAAGGCCATCCCTGAAGGATCTGATTGTGCATCTAGAAAGCGTTCTCTCTCAGATTTCCTACTGAATCTCCCTTCGCTGCAAGGACTGAAATCCAGTGAGCCAAGTAAGCGAAGAAAACTATCAGAATCAATGCAGAGTTCCCCTCCTTTGCAGGCACAACGATCTAATTTGCAATCAAGAACCAAACTCACCTATGGAAATATTCTCGCCGAAAGAAATAATTGTGTTCCAGCAACTGTATATGCTTCAGTTCTTCTACATGTCATACGGCACTCTTCTCTATGCATCAAGCATGCTCAACTAACTGCGCAGATGGACTCTCGTGCTATTCCTTATGTCGAGGAAGTGGGCATGCGGTCACCATCCTCGAATCTTTGGTTAAGGTTACCTTTTGCTCAAGATGATTCTTGGAAACACATATGCTTACGCCTTGGTAAGGCTGGAAGCATGTCATGGGATGTTAGGATAAATGATCCGCATTTTAAGGAACTTTGGGAACTCAATGCAGGAAGCACCACAACACCATGGGGTGCTGGTGTTCGCATAGCGAATACTTCTGAGATGGATTCACATATCTCTTTCGATGCAGACGGGGTTGTTTTAACTTATAGCACTGTGGACGCAGATAGTGTTAAGAGGCTTGTGTCAGATTTACATCGGCTTGCCAATGCACGTGCATTTGCTCGTGGAATGAGAACATCGATTGGTGTGAAACTTGATGATAAGCTAGATGACAGTCAGACATCCATGGGGATAAAATCACAGCCCGTTCACAAAGGCAATAGTGATGCTGCGGACAGACTATCTGAACAGGCGGGGAAGCCATTCAGGATTGAAGCTGTTGGTCTAATGAGCTTTTGGTTCAGTTATGGCCCTACCCATATGCCTATGGTTCACTTTGTTGTCGAATGGGAAACTGCCAAGGAAGGCTGCACAATGCATGTTTCACCTGACCAGCTTTGGCCACACACAAAG TTTTTGGAGGATTTCGTGAACGGTGGTGAGGTACCATCCTTCTTGGATTGTATTCGATTAACAGCGGGACCTTTACTTGCTCTCGGGGGTGCAATTCGTCCTGCTCGAATGCCTGTAACCGTTTCTTCTGGATACACCTCCATGCAAAAGCAGACAAATAATGTCCCGACGCAGGGCCCACTAACAAATGGTTCATCTGCAACAACTATGCACCATGCTTCTGCCCCATCCAATGTTGCTGCAGCCCATTTGGGCAATCATAATCTTCATGCTGCTGCTATGCTCTCCGCAGCTGGACGTGGTGGATCTGGACTTGTTCCCAGTTCATTACTGCCTTTTGATGTTTCTGTTGTGCTTCGTGGACCATACTGGATACGAATTATATATCGCAAGAAATTTTCTGTTGACATGCGTTGCTTTGCTGGGGATCAGGTTTGGCTACAGCCAGCAACCCCTCCTAAAGGTGGGCCTTCCGTTGGTGGATCGTTGCCATGCCCACAGTTTAGACCTTTCATAATGGAGCATGTTGCTCAGGGTCTAAATGCTCTTGAACCTGCATTCATGAATGCTACACAGGCTGCTCCACACTTAAATACCAGTGCTCCACAATCTGCTGCTAGTGCAAATCGTTTAAATGTCACGCCTGGTGTTCATATGTCCAGGCCAACTTCTGGTGTTGCTAACCAGATGGCAGCTAGTTTGAGTCGAGCAGGAAATGCCATGTTGTCTTCTTCAGGACTTGCTTCAGGGATTGGTGGAGCCTCTGTGCGACTAACACCTGGAACTGGCCTTCCAGTTCATATGAAAGGAGAACTGAACACAGCTTTCATTGGGCTTGGGGATGATGGTGGCTACGGTGGCGGTTGGGTTCCACTGGCAGCTCTCAAGAAGGTGTTAAGAGGGATTCTCAAGTACCTTGGAGTTCTATGGTTGTTTGCGCAGTTACCTGAACTTCTGAAGGAGATATTGGGGTCAATTTTGAAGGACAACGAAGGGGCTCTTTTGAATTTGGATCAAGAGCAGCCTGCACTGCGTTTCTATGTCGG AGGTTATGTATTTGCAGTTAGTGTCCATCGGGTTCAACTGCTTCTGCAAGTTTTGAGTGTCAAGCGGTTTCATcaccagcaacagcaacaacaagctCAGAGCAATGCTCAGGAAGAATTAACAGCGGCCGAGATCAGCGAGATATGTGATTATTTCAGCAGGCGTGTTGCCTCTGAACCATATGATGCTTCGAGAGTTGCTTCTTTTATCACTTTGCTTACATTACCGATATCAGTACTTCGAGAATTTCTAAAGCTGATTACTTGGAAGAAAGGGTTTTCCCAGGCCCATGGTGACATTGCCACTGCTCAGAGGGCCCGTATTGAGCTTTGCTTGGAAAATCACTCAGGGTCAGCTTCAGATGATAACACAGAAAGCTCTTTAGCTAAGAGCAATATTCATCATGATAGAGCCCACAGTTCAGTAGAATTTGCACTCACCTTTGTACTTGACCATGCTCTCATTCCTCACATGAACGTAGCTGGTGGAGCTGCCTGGCTTCCGTATTGTGTATCTGTAAGACTGAGATATTCTTTTGGGGACAACAGCCATATATCATTCCTTGCAATGGATGGGAGCCATGGTGGGCGAGCTTGCTGGTTGCAGTATGAAGACTGGGAAAGATGTAAGCAGAAGGTTGCGAGGGCAGTGGAGACTGTGAATGGGTCCGCTGCTGTTGGAGAACTTGGGCAGGGAAGGTTGCGAATGGTTGCTGAGATGATCCAAAAGCAACTCCAACTTTGTCTACAGCAGCTGAGAGATGGATCACTTTCTGCTGGCTCAACTGCATCATGA